One part of the Sphingopyxis sp. PAMC25046 genome encodes these proteins:
- a CDS encoding lipoprotein-releasing ABC transporter permease subunit yields MILRPYERTIFKRYLLPQRGEGFIFVAAAFSFTAVMLGVAALVVVMSVMNGVRSDLFDKIVGLNGHAVVQGFGGRIDDWQGVLKEAKATPGVVSATPLIEQPLLATFSGRVEGVLVRGMTVPDIRSNKTLGGKVLQGSLATLTAGSGNVAIGSELARNLGAQVGSNVTIINPQGRSTPFGTVPREISYRVTAIFEIGVYDFDKAYIVMPMEDAQLLLLTGDAVQMIEVKTEDPDRVGKIMQPLAEKLAARAVVSDWRSMNASLFEALSIERVAMFVILSLIILVASFNIISSLIMLVRAKTRDMAILRTMGAPRDAVMRIFMAIGLSIGVAGTIAGMIVGFSLLYFRQGVLRGVEFLTGQPLWDPSIRFLTELPSKPDPVEITAIVIMVIVFSFLATLYPAYKAANTDPVQVLRYE; encoded by the coding sequence ATGATCCTGCGTCCATACGAGCGCACCATTTTCAAACGCTATTTGCTTCCGCAGCGCGGCGAGGGGTTCATCTTTGTCGCGGCGGCGTTCAGCTTCACCGCGGTGATGCTCGGTGTCGCGGCGCTGGTCGTGGTGATGAGCGTGATGAACGGCGTGCGCAGCGACTTGTTCGACAAGATCGTCGGGCTGAACGGCCACGCGGTCGTCCAGGGATTCGGCGGGCGGATCGACGATTGGCAGGGCGTGCTGAAAGAGGCGAAGGCGACGCCAGGCGTCGTTTCGGCAACCCCGCTGATCGAACAGCCCTTGCTTGCGACCTTCAGCGGGCGGGTCGAGGGCGTGCTGGTGCGCGGCATGACGGTGCCCGACATCCGGAGTAACAAGACGCTGGGCGGAAAGGTCCTGCAGGGCAGCCTCGCCACCCTGACCGCGGGTTCGGGCAATGTCGCGATCGGCAGCGAACTCGCCCGCAATCTGGGCGCGCAGGTCGGGTCGAACGTCACGATCATCAATCCGCAGGGCCGCTCGACGCCGTTCGGGACGGTGCCGCGCGAAATCAGCTACCGCGTGACGGCGATTTTCGAGATCGGCGTCTATGATTTCGACAAGGCCTATATCGTTATGCCAATGGAGGATGCGCAGCTGCTGCTGCTCACCGGCGATGCGGTGCAGATGATAGAGGTCAAGACCGAGGACCCTGACCGCGTAGGCAAGATCATGCAGCCGCTCGCCGAAAAGCTCGCGGCGCGCGCGGTCGTCTCCGACTGGCGATCGATGAACGCGAGCCTGTTCGAGGCGCTGTCGATCGAGCGCGTCGCGATGTTCGTGATCCTGTCGCTGATCATCCTCGTCGCGTCGTTCAACATCATCTCGTCGCTGATCATGCTCGTGCGCGCCAAGACGCGCGACATGGCGATTTTGCGGACGATGGGCGCGCCGCGCGACGCGGTGATGCGCATCTTCATGGCGATCGGGCTGTCGATCGGTGTCGCGGGTACGATCGCCGGGATGATCGTCGGTTTCTCCTTGCTCTATTTCCGCCAGGGTGTGCTGCGCGGGGTCGAGTTTCTGACCGGTCAGCCGCTGTGGGATCCGTCGATCCGCTTCCTCACCGAATTGCCGTCGAAACCCGATCCGGTCGAGATCACCGCGATCGTGATCATGGTGATCGTGTTCAGCTTCCTCGCGACGCTCTATCCCGCATACAAGGCGGCGAATACCGACCCCGTGCAGGTGCTGCGCTATGAATGA